The Brachypodium distachyon strain Bd21 chromosome 4, Brachypodium_distachyon_v3.0, whole genome shotgun sequence nucleotide sequence GAATTATGATATAAAAACGGAAACTATGGATGATTCATCTAAGTACATACTCaatcacgacaagtatttaggaacggagggagcatgtAAAAGCTACCAGAGAATGCATATATCAACACAATCAGTAGATCTTTATACGTATGTGTAACTAAATATATCACGACTGATAGATCTTCATCATTGTATCCAAATGGATCACAGTCGATGGATCATCATCATTGTATCGGTCACAACACAACGATCTTTGTATCTTTTTCATTTGATATTGCATACCAAACCAGAACCACTATATCCTTATAAACCATCCAAGCAACAAGAACTAATTAGAACTATCAAGCCGTTGGCTTTAGATTGCACAATGTATGTCCAGTGGTGGATATCATCCAACATGTAGGCAGTGGGTTCACATCCCACAAGAAACATACAAACATCCTTATATTTATTAATATTTGCACAAAAATTACAACAGTTTAGATGTTTGTAAGACAATGTACCCACATAATTTTGTTTCTAGATCCTCCACATTATATCCCACACCTTGAGTCGGCTTGATAGGGTTTGATAAGATGCATGCCCGGCTTCTTAGCCAAGTTGGAATACCAATTAGCCAAATGaaatcagccaaataattttgATATGTTTGATAAGCTGGAATACCAATCAGCATTGCATGTGTTGCACATGAAATTTATTCGATCTAACAATCCCTCGCTGGTGGCTTGGCTTCAAATAATTATGAATGATCTACGAAAGAGGTTCATAGACATGCATTCTGAAAGTATTTAACAAACACAATCTTATTATCCAAAGCACCTTTAAAATAAAAGTCATAAGCACTAGAATTCTCAAAAATTCCTAAGAAATATTACAATCCTAACTCCTAAGATGCATTTCGATCAATTGATAAAAGCATAATGCATTTTTCTCATGGCGGTAATGAGTAACTAAAAATGGTTGAAGATGATTATAAACATTTCCCGCTCAATTGTGCCGGACACAATGCAAGCTTGTAAGAAATATATTGAAATATATATAGTCCCCATATGTTGACAATTGTCACTCCTTCACCATAAGAACAACAAAACCTTAAAAGTAATATAAACATATTTTCAAGCCTAGCTAGATACACTAACGACATGGTCATAATCTATAATGTGATACATGTCACACGTTGCTGCTCTTTGTACTACCAATACCGGAAATCATTATATTTTCGACAGGGAAAGGTTTTGCACTGGCCCCACGTAACACAACGAGAAAAGAGATGATCATGAGTGCTTCAATGTTACTAGCCAGAGGAGGGACTTTTTCTTGATAGTCAAGAAAACAACCATGAGGAACGACCAGCTGGCTAATGGCGTCCATGTCTCATTGTGGAGCCATGGCATTACTGTCTTGGTTCAACTTCTTGAACAATGTTAACATGCCACTATATCGATCCCATGAATCTTTCATTGATCACTGGCTTCTTCTCCGTCAGTAACGACAAGCAACACCAGTTAACGACATACTCCACTCAAGAAAGGATGTATCAAGAATTAGGCAGTTGCTTGAATTATGCACATAGCTACCAGATATTACTGACCGCATCTCGAAGATCTAGAGAAATAAGGAAGGCTTAGATGCACATAGATTATATAAGAATTGTGGATATATTCTAAGGACAAAGGCAAGTACAACGGTGCTGTTTTTACGATGCATTGAGGCGCATGTACAACTTTGCGTGACATCTATCGATGTGCTACGTAAATCTTTTGCTGGCATTGAGGAGCGAGAATGTAGCCATCTATCGTCGAATATAGGGCACGGTGACATTAAGTCAAAACCAGACAAAAGACCATTGCTTCACCTCTATTCCAATTAATGTGGGCAATCTATACAAGTGAATAGCAATTAACACTAACTTTCCGCGGGGTTTGCCAAATAATATTGGGGTCTATCTGGCTTCACCCATGGAGATAGTCATATTTGTTATTGTCTTAGTTGTCGTAGTGTTCTACATGGATGACACATGCGACGATGGCACTACATATCTACATTTTTGTACACATAACTAAGGACCCTACATATCTACAGAAGTATCTATGTTGTGACACCGGTAAGTTCTGGAAGGGTAGAAAAAGAGGAACCATGTTTTACCTAGTAAACTTAATTTGAAAGGTGAAATGAAAATGTTTTGTTTGAAAATACTTGTTCGGGACACAAATGTGCATTTTCTTTCTGCTCTATGTAATTAAGAGGTACACGCTACGTTGCGGCAACAACTTGTACATATGTTTCTGACATGCCAATCTCACAAAAAACGATAAGCAAAAATGTGGTTAATTAAGCATGTTTGTGTCGACATTAATGGCATGAAGTACGATTGCTAGCAGAAACAATTTGCATGGCCACCTTCATTTTCGATGTATGTCTTGCGCCTAATGTCCGAAGACTACTATATGCACATCCATCATGAAGCTTTTCACACTGGTACACCATAGTAAACTTCTAagaaagctagctagcatagTAGTGCTAGAAGAGCAATACAAAAGTCCGCCGCTACATCTCTTGAGTCATGAAATGTGCATATATCATGTGTACATATATGAGTTTGATCAGTTTGGCCGTGTCCATTCTCAGATCAGTAGGGGTGGGGACGAGTTTCTCtctttcattaaaaaaaagccTCTGGTCATTTGGGTACTTCCTGGCGTCTTTAGTTTATTTGATGCTCAAGGAGCATCTATTTTTgctgcctcctcctcacctGAAAGTATCTGTGTCAACTAAAAGTTCATGCACACCTTTGATCAAAGTAATGTTTCAATAGAGGAACATAGCTAGGAAACAAGTTATTCCGAAGTTACCTTTGGTGTCTCCTGATGCTGGATTTGGGGCGATGTACAATTTTTTAGCCGACGCAAGAAACaacctgaagaagaaaaaaatgcacaatTATTTTGTTGGTTTTCATTAATTCCACTTTCCTGCATATGTAAAAATTTGGCAGCATGAGTACTCTTAACATTTCACCTTCGACTACAAATTCactaaaaaaagagaaatactAATTTTGTACTACGGATATCTCTACAATGTCTTTAATTTTGTGAGTAACAATAGcgtaaacaaaaaaaaatacagtagtGTAAACAAATAGTGTTCATGTTAATAAACTTTTGTTATGATATAATTAAAATGGTTGGACGAGAGGAAGTTCAATATACTTACTCCCATGGGACATCCCCAACAAGCATTCGGTCGCCTTCAAAGTCTTCATACAGAAATATGAAATCATCACTATTTGcacaatcttcttccccagaaTTTGAAGTCGGATAATCTGCGGCTACATTTATGCAATCCAGTTTCAGTGCTTAATATATGGATATCAATACCTCAGTGCACAAAAACTAAAGGTGCACTAAAAAACTACCGCGTCTGTTTTCAAGATTAGCTGACGTTTTGGAGATGAATATGTTATCCAAAGTGCTACTTAATAAGCTAGAGTTTGTTAGATAATAAATTATAAAGAATAGTGAAGCATTATTCATGACAAAACTACTGATATCATTTTCATCTCACGAGTCCGTGTTACTTTTACTGCACAATTTGAACAGCGTCATATACAGCAAATAGGTGTACCAAATGATTTCCTGTGTAAGAACTAAACAATTAAATGCTGTGACTGAACTACTGAAGTCTTGTTAAATTCACAGCAAACTCTAATGGGAGGGCTAATTAGGCCAGCCAACAATAGTACACTGATAGCCCAAGCTAGTTGGGCCACAAATTGCAGGTATGTTTAAATGTATTCGCACGGTCAAATGACAgtcttccctaaaaaaaaggtcaCATCATACTATGAATGCTAATTTTGATTCATCTAGAAAAAAGGTGTTGCAAAAAAATCTAGAAAATTAGGtcaaaagatttttttttcttctaaatgtGGTATAAAGAATCAGGGTGACACAACAAAATTACAAATCTGGTCTTTTCGTTGACATAATTAGAATTGGGGGGAGTGTCAAAGTAGTACTTACGGCAGAAGAAATTTCTTGTCATCTTGGTGAGCGCCCGGGAGAGGGAGTCGTAGCTGCGGTGAGCTCTGAGGTTGATCTTCCTGCCGACCAGGCAGCCTTCCATGTGCACCTTGGCGAACATGTTtgccgccggtcgccgccgtAGCTCGGCAGCGACCGTGCGGCAGCTCCTCGGCACCGCGGCGTCCAACTTTTCTTCCTTGTCCCCGGTCACGGCAGCGCCATCCATCTTTGCATCGGGTGTCAGCCCGTCAAGCTTCATGTCGGCGTCGAGTCTCGGCGTCGTCGCCTGAATGCCGGCGATGAGATGGCGCCGGGAGGTGTGCACCGGCGGCCAGCCCACGGTCGCCGCTGGCATTGACACGACACGGGCATCGCTGATGATCACAAGGAATTGCAAAGcgttactctttttttttgtgtgaaaatCACTGACAAGTGCACATGGTAACTAACATAAATTAAATATATATCAGAAATTTACAAGACGAAAATATGCTTTCTACCAACGCGGTTTCATTGGTTGCCAAAAGAAGGAAATCTCAGCGACTTTACCTCAAAAGCTGTCATCTAAACTAAATTACCTGTACCTTTAAAGACTAGTATGGTCTAATCGCATTGCTGTCAAAAGACCAGCATGGGCCGGCCCTACATGCAAAGCAAAAGTTTTCTCTCTTTAAATCGAACCCGGCCTTCTGTTTTTGAGCTGTCTCCTCATAAACTTTTTACTTGGAATCGGAAAACCTTTACCAATTGTCAGTGCACACTAATCAACCGCTGGTCTTATCTATCCTAAGCACATGCTTAATTGACTTGATACCCTGGAAGCCGCAGGCCGAACCCTGGGTGCGACTAGCACCAGGATTCTTGATGGGCCCGCTGCCCATCCTAGCACAACAGGTGGGCCGTGCTAAGGCTCACCGGTGCTCTGTTGGGCCCACAATCCACAgaatgttttccttttttctctaAGCCACAgaatgttttcctttttttcttttaaaaaagaGCATGTGTCATCTGGTCACAGCTGTCAAATTATTGGGAGCAACACATCCACGGAAGGACACGCGAAAGTCGTTTTTATGAAAAGACTGCactaatttttcttcttcttgtttttttttactagaaGACATAGCTACCACAATCAAGCCCCAGCTATGCATGCTGTAATCATTGCTGCTTCCCTGACTGGGCCTGGCCTGTGCTGAATATTCCCTCTACAATTCCTTGCAGTTGCAGTGCCGGCCAAAAGGATTTTCTCTACGTATCTCCTTTGCTCGTCAGATCAGTATATATAACGGTCCCAAAAGTCCAGCAGGAAGAACATGTTAAATGTCGCACTACTACATTTTAGCTACATGCATCTTTATCTCgaaaatattgttttttataTCACTGAAGGTAGACATGTCACTTCTGAAATTTAGGGGCTAGTACGGAAGGTTTCCTATCACTGCATATATAGTCCATATGCCTTGATGGTTTGAGTAAAACATTCTTCAGATCTGTAAGGAGTTCATTCGACGTATAAATGTTACAAACTGTATAGTCATGAGCCCCTAATATAGATCCATAGttcttatcaaaatattactgTATCCAGacctttttaggaatagatacatccaattttggtcaaatttgagacaagaattatgaaacggaaggaataTGTTTTACGTACATGCAGAAGAATCTATTCGCAATCATTTCTAAACGCAGTTCTAAGCACACGAGGACCCTGCAAAATACTAATCGATGAGCTAGTAGGGGTTCAAAATGTTCATGATTGCAATCATTTGTACGCACAACACTTTGATCCTTCACTTTTTCCCTCTTTTATATTTCTATTCGCATTCATGATTGCAAATGCGTACTAGTAGTAGTTACCTAGTTCTTACTTACACAACCGCTAATTGTCATGAAACTCAGTCAAGCATATACATATATGAACTTATTAAACCACGAGAAAATTATATATTGACTTCAACATTTTAAATTCACAAGCATATATATGAACTTAACATAAACATAAGCGGATGCTAAAACTAATTAAGGTATATGCATATGGAGATGCaaaactaaacaaaaaaaaaggagggggGAAATTGCTCACCATATCACATACGTGGCCGCTAGCGCCGGCGCTGACGCAAGGCTCCGGTCCTGCTCGGCAGCCGCCTTCTGCTGCCGGGCGGCGAGGCTCCATGGGTGCATGTAGCCGGTCGGGCTCGGCATGAACGACGCCGCCgtccagctgctgctgctgctcacaATGCCATGGCAACTGCCACCATGCCGCCCGACGCTAAGGGCAGCACTAGTGATCATGCCATTGCCCTTACCGAcatcgccgctgccgcctcgaCCGCCACCGCTGTAGCTCGGCATGGTGGCGCCATGGCAACCCGTGGTGGCACAGCCGTTTCTGCTCTCACCGCCACCACGGTCGCCGGAAGACAAAGAGATGCCGAGGCTGAGGTCTAGATCATGGCTTCCATGGAAGCATGTTGTTCCAGGACTACTAGAGCTTACTAATTCCTTTGCCTTGACGGTGCTCTCTTGCCTCCTACCAAGAGGAGGCGTCTCAAACGATATGAGATTCATCATAGCGATGGATGGATCAAACTAATTAAGTGACCAAGACAAGCAAGCAAACAAGCAAAGATTGATGAGAAGCAGATAAAAACAGATTGATGAGAtggaagcaagcaagcaaagctaGGAGAGAAGAGCTAGCTATCAGGGAGTGAGTGAATAAGTTGGTGAGTAGCTAGAAAGAGGTTTGCTATTGATGGATGGAGAGGAGAATTAATATGTCGGAAGAATATAAGCTATAGAGATGTGGTAGTGGTTGAAGGATGAATATGTGTGCATATGTATGTAGACAGAGGATATGATATATAGATGTACAAGGGAGAAAAGGGACTTGGGCAATGATTCCACACAAGATTTTGTAAAAAGATGGGAGTATCATGTGCAAGGGCCAAGGGATGATCAAtgacatatatatgtgtgtaccCGTGCTATAGTAGTGTAGCAGTTTCATCATGTTGTTATCTCTGTACCTAGATGT carries:
- the LOC100822779 gene encoding auxin-responsive protein IAA27 isoform X3, which codes for MMNLISFETPPLGRRQESTVKAKELVSSSSPGTTCFHGSHDLDLSLGISLSSGDRGGGESRNGCATTGCHGATMPSYSGGGRGGSGDVGKGNGMITSAALSVGRHGGSCHGIVSSSSSWTAASFMPSPTGYMHPWSLAARQQKAAAEQDRSLASAPALAATYVICDARVVSMPAATVGWPPVHTSRRHLIAGIQATTPRLDADMKLDGLTPDAKMDGAAVTGDKEEKLDAAVPRSCRTVAAELRRRPAANMFAKVHMEGCLVGRKINLRAHRSYDSLSRALTKMTRNFFCPADYPTSNSGEEDCANSDDFIFLYEDFEGDRMLVGDVPWELFLASAKKLYIAPNPASGDTKVDTDTFR
- the LOC100822779 gene encoding auxin-responsive protein IAA27 isoform X2, translated to MMNLISFETPPLGRRQESTVKAKELVSSSSPGTTCFHGSHDLDLSLGISLSSGDRGGGESRNGCATTGCHGATMPSYSGGGRGGSGDVGKGNGMITSAALSVGRHGGSCHGIVSSSSSWTAASFMPSPTGYMHPWSLAARQQKAAAEQDRSLASAPALAATYVICDARVVSMPAATVGWPPVHTSRRHLIAGIQATTPRLDADMKLDGLTPDAKMDGAAVTGDKEEKLDAAVPRSCRTVAAELRRRPAANMFAKVHMEGCLVGRKINLRAHRSYDSLSRALTKMTRNFFCHYPTSNSGEEDCANSDDFIFLYEDFEGDRMLVGDVPWELFLASAKKLYIAPNPASGDTKGEEEAAKIDAP
- the LOC100822779 gene encoding auxin-responsive protein IAA27 isoform X4, which produces MMNLISFETPPLGRRQESTVKAKELVSSSSPGTTCFHGSHDLDLSLGISLSSGDRGGGESRNGCATTGCHGATMPSYSGGGRGGSGDVGKGNGMITSAALSVGRHGGSCHGIVSSSSSWTAASFMPSPTGYMHPWSLAARQQKAAAEQDRSLASAPALAATYVICDARVVSMPAATVGWPPVHTSRRHLIAGIQATTPRLDADMKLDGLTPDAKMDGAAVTGDKEEKLDAAVPRSCRTVAAELRRRPAANMFAKVHMEGCLVGRKINLRAHRSYDSLSRALTKMTRNFFCPADYPTSNSGEEDCANSDDFIFLYEDFEGDRMLVGDVPWELFLASAKKLYIAPNPASGDTKDTFR
- the LOC100822779 gene encoding auxin-responsive protein IAA27 isoform X1, which encodes MMNLISFETPPLGRRQESTVKAKELVSSSSPGTTCFHGSHDLDLSLGISLSSGDRGGGESRNGCATTGCHGATMPSYSGGGRGGSGDVGKGNGMITSAALSVGRHGGSCHGIVSSSSSWTAASFMPSPTGYMHPWSLAARQQKAAAEQDRSLASAPALAATYVICDARVVSMPAATVGWPPVHTSRRHLIAGIQATTPRLDADMKLDGLTPDAKMDGAAVTGDKEEKLDAAVPRSCRTVAAELRRRPAANMFAKVHMEGCLVGRKINLRAHRSYDSLSRALTKMTRNFFCPADYPTSNSGEEDCANSDDFIFLYEDFEGDRMLVGDVPWELFLASAKKLYIAPNPASGDTKGEEEAAKIDAP